Proteins encoded by one window of Streptomyces sp. NBC_01477:
- a CDS encoding helix-turn-helix domain-containing protein, with the protein MVGGRARARSPRELTDDPEAWPEQPSADMAAEAVRHIARTLTRVLVDRGLSLRATAAGSGVNRQAVADLLTGRSWPDVATVARLAHFTGANLWPDSSNIDRKRTH; encoded by the coding sequence ATGGTCGGCGGACGCGCCCGCGCACGCTCCCCCAGGGAGCTGACCGACGATCCGGAAGCCTGGCCCGAACAGCCAAGCGCCGACATGGCCGCCGAAGCGGTCCGCCACATCGCCCGCACTCTCACCCGGGTCCTGGTCGACCGGGGCCTGAGCCTGCGCGCAACCGCCGCCGGCTCCGGAGTGAACAGGCAGGCCGTAGCCGACCTTCTCACGGGACGGTCCTGGCCGGACGTGGCCACCGTCGCCCGCCTCGCCCACTTCACCGGCGCCAACCTGTGGCCGGACAGCAGCAACATCGATCGGAAGAGAACGCATTGA
- a CDS encoding GTP cyclohydrolase II has product MSADASPAPIAASAVPAVAGVRTKVRVPLRFPDGWETAADVFTFTGLADGKEHLALGIGDYANVAVPLVRPHSECLTGDVFGSQRCDCGPQLREAVERIRERGGYLLYLRQEGRGIGLYAKLDAYALQDDGLDTYEANRALGRGEDERDYTAAAQMLTALGVGAIRLLSNNPDKARQLAQFGTQVAERVPTGVHVSDANVRYLRAKVEHTGHTLALPA; this is encoded by the coding sequence ATGTCGGCAGACGCAAGTCCTGCGCCTATTGCGGCGTCCGCGGTACCGGCCGTCGCCGGTGTCCGTACCAAGGTGCGAGTTCCGTTGCGCTTCCCCGACGGGTGGGAGACTGCCGCGGACGTTTTCACCTTCACCGGCCTGGCCGACGGCAAGGAGCACCTGGCGCTCGGGATCGGCGATTACGCGAACGTGGCCGTGCCGCTGGTGCGGCCGCATTCGGAGTGCCTCACCGGCGACGTCTTCGGTTCGCAGCGCTGCGACTGTGGCCCGCAGCTGCGCGAGGCGGTGGAGCGTATCCGCGAGCGCGGCGGCTATCTGCTGTATCTGCGTCAGGAGGGCCGGGGCATTGGCCTGTACGCGAAACTCGACGCATACGCGCTGCAGGACGACGGCTTGGACACGTACGAGGCGAACCGCGCTCTGGGGCGGGGTGAGGACGAGCGCGACTACACGGCCGCGGCCCAGATGCTGACCGCTCTCGGGGTGGGCGCGATCCGGCTGTTGAGCAACAATCCCGACAAGGCGCGGCAACTGGCGCAGTTCGGTACGCAGGTGGCCGAGCGAGTGCCGACCGGTGTGCACGTCTCCGACGCCAATGTCCGCTATCTGCGGGCCAAGGTCGAGCACACCGGCCACACCCTGGCCCTGCCGGCCTGA